The Carnobacterium divergens genome includes a window with the following:
- a CDS encoding low temperature requirement protein A produces the protein MEERKVSWLELFYDLVFVVAISSTNHLLTTVNHQPQDFFMIIGEYLLMIIPMWWAWAGQTMFFNRYGLSLKKPHYYMFMQMFFVMLMTASFNLNFNETYLTFLIGFIGIRFMTILQYHSVKRCIDTKADQKVILLLTNFFTLSLILSSTSLFFTGFTRYFVLFLGIFLDIAIPLINHKKLTAAPVDVGHLAERLGLFTLICFGETVVALIAILNGQTMIVSTLFYVGIAFIVIVLLWKSYYDRLDLVIDKEQTTNGQLLLYSNLFMLIAITLFAAALHLGAHQVLPLQLIDLLLAFAFFLFYSAKHFIFIYHPKKKFSRATFRKIIGLGLSICLLAGFLLYLVVPPIWMLILIGIASLIDNLIQYEEETSV, from the coding sequence TTGGAAGAACGTAAAGTTAGTTGGTTGGAATTATTTTATGATTTGGTTTTTGTTGTAGCTATTTCCTCAACCAATCATTTATTAACTACTGTAAATCATCAACCACAAGATTTTTTTATGATTATTGGGGAATACCTGTTAATGATTATCCCCATGTGGTGGGCTTGGGCAGGTCAAACAATGTTTTTCAATCGTTACGGTCTTAGTTTGAAAAAGCCTCACTATTACATGTTTATGCAAATGTTTTTTGTGATGCTAATGACGGCAAGCTTTAATTTAAACTTTAATGAAACCTATCTCACCTTTTTAATTGGATTTATCGGCATTCGTTTTATGACGATTTTACAGTATCATTCGGTGAAGCGTTGCATTGACACTAAAGCCGATCAAAAAGTCATTTTATTATTAACGAATTTCTTTACACTTTCACTTATTTTATCTAGTACTTCTTTATTTTTCACTGGATTTACTCGTTATTTCGTCTTGTTCCTAGGAATCTTTTTAGACATCGCTATCCCATTGATAAATCACAAAAAATTAACGGCCGCACCTGTTGATGTCGGTCATTTAGCTGAACGGTTAGGCTTATTTACATTGATTTGCTTTGGAGAAACGGTGGTTGCTTTGATTGCTATTTTAAATGGACAAACAATGATTGTCTCCACACTATTTTATGTAGGCATTGCTTTTATCGTCATTGTCTTGCTTTGGAAATCTTATTATGATCGGTTAGACTTGGTGATTGATAAAGAGCAGACGACGAATGGACAATTATTACTCTATAGCAATTTGTTTATGCTAATTGCCATCACTCTTTTTGCAGCTGCACTCCACTTAGGTGCTCATCAGGTATTGCCTTTGCAATTAATCGATCTTTTACTCGCATTTGCTTTTTTCTTATTCTATAGCGCGAAACATTTTATTTTTATTTATCATCCTAAAAAGAAATTTTCAAGAGCAACTTTCAGAAAAATTATTGGATTAGGTCTTTCAATCTGTCTATTAGCTGGATTCCTTTTGTATTTAGTCGTGCCTCCTATTTGGATGCTTATCTTAATTGGGATTGCTTCTTTGATAGACAATTTAATCCAATATGAAGAAGAAACTTCCGTTTAG
- a CDS encoding amino acid permease: MIDARKEETKSAGASSENTMNRALKTRHLSMIAIGGSIGTGLFVASGSAISTAGPGGALLAYAAIGLMVFFLMTSLGEMATFLPVSGSFSTYATRFVDPAMGFAMGWNYWFNWAITLAVDISTSALIMNFWFPDVPGWIFSSVFMVILFLLNALSVKSFGEAEYWFSIIKVITVLVFLVVGILTIVGIIGGHHEGLTNFTIGDAPFVGGIPSILAVFVVAGFSFQGTELIGITAGESETPEESIPKAIKQVFWRILLFYILAIFVISAIIPYTSPNLLGSGAGDVAISPFTLVFKRAGLAAAAGVMNAVILTSVLSAGNSGMYAGTRMLWAMAKNGQAPKIFGLINDRGIPIFALMLTTFVGTLAFASSIFGTHIYLFLVAASGLTGFIAWIGIALTHYRFRRAFIKQGHDLSELKYKAKWFPFGPLLALFLCILVIVGQDIQAFKDFNWQAIGITYMSVPLFIILFSYYKIKFKTKLIPLEEVDLSRHKE, from the coding sequence ATGATTGACGCAAGAAAAGAAGAAACAAAAAGCGCTGGGGCGAGTTCAGAGAATACAATGAATCGCGCTTTAAAAACACGCCATCTTTCAATGATTGCAATTGGAGGAAGTATTGGGACGGGATTATTCGTTGCCAGTGGATCTGCTATTTCAACTGCCGGTCCTGGTGGGGCTTTGCTAGCTTACGCAGCAATTGGATTAATGGTATTTTTCTTAATGACTTCATTAGGTGAAATGGCCACTTTCTTACCCGTTTCTGGTTCATTTAGTACGTATGCAACTCGTTTTGTTGATCCTGCGATGGGATTTGCGATGGGATGGAATTATTGGTTCAATTGGGCAATTACGCTAGCCGTTGATATCAGTACCTCTGCCTTAATTATGAACTTTTGGTTTCCTGATGTTCCGGGTTGGATTTTTAGTTCGGTTTTTATGGTTATTTTATTTTTACTAAACGCTTTATCTGTCAAATCTTTTGGCGAAGCAGAATATTGGTTTTCAATTATTAAAGTCATCACTGTTTTGGTGTTTCTAGTGGTTGGTATTTTAACCATCGTTGGCATTATCGGTGGGCACCATGAGGGATTAACGAATTTTACAATTGGGGATGCACCTTTTGTTGGCGGGATTCCTTCAATTTTAGCTGTCTTCGTAGTGGCTGGTTTTTCTTTTCAAGGAACGGAATTGATTGGAATTACTGCTGGGGAATCTGAAACACCAGAAGAAAGTATTCCTAAAGCTATTAAACAAGTTTTCTGGCGTATTTTATTATTCTACATTTTAGCCATTTTTGTTATCTCTGCTATTATTCCTTATACAAGTCCTAATTTGTTAGGCAGTGGCGCTGGAGACGTCGCTATCAGTCCTTTCACTCTTGTCTTTAAACGTGCCGGTTTAGCTGCTGCTGCTGGTGTGATGAATGCAGTTATTTTGACATCTGTGTTATCAGCGGGAAATTCTGGGATGTACGCTGGAACAAGAATGCTTTGGGCAATGGCTAAAAATGGTCAAGCACCTAAGATTTTTGGGTTGATTAACGATCGCGGGATTCCTATCTTCGCTTTGATGTTAACTACTTTTGTTGGTACACTTGCTTTTGCTTCAAGTATTTTCGGAACCCATATTTATTTATTCCTTGTTGCTGCTAGTGGTTTAACTGGGTTTATCGCTTGGATTGGAATTGCTTTAACTCATTATCGCTTCCGTCGTGCCTTCATTAAACAAGGTCATGATTTAAGCGAACTTAAATACAAAGCAAAATGGTTCCCATTCGGTCCCCTACTCGCTTTATTCTTATGTATTTTAGTTATTGTTGGACAAGATATTCAAGCTTTTAAAGATTTCAACTGGCAAGCAATTGGAATTACTTATATGAGTGTTCCGCTATTTATTATTTTGTTTAGTTACTACAAAATTAAGTTTAAAACGAAGCTTATTCCGCTTGAAGAAGTAGATTTATCTCGACATAAAGAATAA
- a CDS encoding MerR family transcriptional regulator — MKEKELRRSMSVFPIGTVMKLTDLTARQIRYYEEQDLIHPERNDGNRRMYSLNDIDVLLEIKDYLSDGINMAGIKRIYELKEVEKEKKLMEHTKVMTDDDVRRILHAEFLSVSGFSGNGPDQSMNPSRMI, encoded by the coding sequence ATGAAAGAGAAAGAGCTTCGCAGGTCAATGTCTGTTTTTCCGATTGGTACAGTTATGAAACTGACGGATTTAACAGCTAGACAAATTCGTTACTATGAAGAACAAGATTTGATTCACCCTGAACGAAATGATGGGAACAGAAGGATGTACTCTCTTAATGACATTGATGTTCTCTTAGAAATTAAAGATTATTTATCTGATGGAATCAATATGGCAGGGATCAAGCGGATTTATGAATTAAAAGAAGTAGAAAAAGAGAAAAAATTGATGGAGCATACTAAAGTAATGACGGATGATGATGTGCGACGAATTTTACATGCAGAATTTTTATCAGTAAGTGGTTTTAGTGGCAATGGTCCAGATCAATCTATGAATCCTAGTCGTATGATTTAA
- the glnA gene encoding type I glutamate--ammonia ligase: MPEFTREQITKIAKEEDVRFLRLMFTDIMGIIKNVEVPISQLEKVLDNKMMFDGSSIEGFVRIEESDMYLRPDLTSWLIFPWGTGKGKIARLICDIYNPDGTPFAGDPRSNLKRVLKEMEEFGFTSFNLGPEPEFFLFKLDEKGEPTLELNDKGGYFDFAPTDLGENCRREIVLQLEEMGFEIEASHHEVAPGQHEIDWKYANAIEACDYIQTFKLVVKTVARQHGLHATFMPKPLFGVNGSGMHFNMSLFTKDGNAFYDEEGDMQLSETARQFLAGVLSHARAYTAICNPTVNSYKRLVPGYEAPVYVAWSGRNRSPLIRVPESRGLSTRIELRSVDPTANPYLAMAVLLKSGLDGIRNEMVAPAPVDRNIYVMTEEERHERGINDLPSTLHNAIKYLRQDEVVKAGLGSHIYNNFVEAKRLEWAAFRQQVSEWEREQYLELY, from the coding sequence ATGCCAGAATTTACAAGAGAACAAATCACCAAGATTGCGAAAGAGGAAGATGTACGTTTTTTACGTTTAATGTTTACAGATATTATGGGAATTATTAAAAATGTTGAAGTTCCAATCAGTCAGCTGGAAAAAGTATTAGACAACAAAATGATGTTTGACGGATCTTCAATTGAAGGTTTTGTACGAATTGAAGAAAGTGATATGTATTTACGCCCAGATTTAACTTCTTGGTTGATTTTTCCTTGGGGAACTGGAAAAGGCAAAATTGCACGTTTAATTTGTGATATCTACAATCCTGATGGGACTCCATTTGCTGGCGATCCTCGTAGCAATTTAAAACGAGTATTAAAAGAAATGGAAGAATTTGGCTTTACTTCTTTCAACTTAGGACCAGAGCCTGAATTTTTCTTATTCAAACTAGATGAAAAAGGTGAACCAACTCTTGAGTTAAATGATAAAGGAGGCTATTTCGACTTCGCACCAACAGACTTAGGTGAAAATTGTCGTCGTGAAATTGTCTTACAATTAGAAGAAATGGGCTTTGAAATCGAAGCTAGCCATCATGAAGTAGCGCCAGGTCAACATGAAATCGACTGGAAATATGCAAATGCAATTGAAGCATGTGATTATATCCAAACCTTTAAACTTGTTGTCAAAACAGTAGCTCGTCAGCATGGACTTCACGCAACCTTTATGCCAAAACCGTTATTTGGTGTAAATGGATCAGGGATGCATTTCAATATGTCTTTATTTACAAAAGACGGCAACGCTTTTTACGATGAAGAAGGGGATATGCAATTAAGTGAAACAGCTCGCCAATTCTTAGCAGGTGTTTTAAGCCATGCAAGAGCCTACACAGCTATTTGTAACCCGACAGTGAATTCATACAAACGTTTAGTGCCTGGCTATGAAGCGCCGGTTTATGTGGCATGGAGTGGACGCAATCGTTCGCCGTTAATTCGCGTGCCGGAATCTCGTGGCTTATCAACAAGAATCGAGCTACGCAGTGTTGACCCAACAGCAAATCCATATTTAGCTATGGCTGTTTTATTAAAATCTGGATTAGATGGAATTAGAAATGAAATGGTCGCACCGGCTCCCGTTGACCGGAATATTTATGTGATGACCGAAGAAGAACGTCACGAACGTGGCATCAACGATCTTCCATCAACGCTCCACAATGCGATTAAATACTTGCGACAAGATGAAGTTGTGAAAGCTGGTTTAGGTTCTCATATCTACAATAATTTTGTTGAAGCCAAACGTTTAGAGTGGGCGGCGTTCCGTCAACAAGTTTCAGAATGGGAAAGAGAACAATATTTAGAGTTATACTAA
- a CDS encoding aminotransferase class I/II-fold pyridoxal phosphate-dependent enzyme → MMWHQNYPTKLIETIQEVELKIQPYHQRVHEIALFNQNKVLQSFRNNQVSDQHFTPSTGYGYDDFGRDTLEQVYADVFKGEAGLVRPQIISGTHAISTALFGVLRPGDELLYITGAPYDTLLEIVGATGNGIGSLKEYQIGYDHVDLLESGAVDLETVAKKITPKTKMIAIQRSRGYAMRSSFTIAQIKEMIEAVRKIAPNVIVFVDNCYGEFVEEQEPLEVGADLIAGSLIKNPGGGIAKTGGYIVGKQRLIEACGYRLTSPGIGREAGASLYSLQEMYQGFFLAPHVVGEAVKGAIYTAALLDTCGVESTPKWDAERTDLIQMISLNDQDKMVQFAQTIQKFSPVNAHVLPIGAYMPGYEDDVIMAAGTFIQGASLELTADGPIRAPYTLYVQGGLTYEHVKLAVSSAVLELFY, encoded by the coding sequence ATGATGTGGCACCAAAATTATCCAACTAAATTAATAGAAACCATTCAAGAAGTGGAATTAAAAATTCAACCTTATCATCAGCGAGTTCATGAAATTGCCCTTTTTAACCAAAATAAAGTATTGCAAAGTTTTCGAAACAATCAAGTAAGCGACCAACATTTTACGCCCTCTACTGGTTACGGGTACGATGATTTTGGACGAGACACTCTTGAACAAGTCTATGCAGACGTTTTTAAGGGAGAAGCGGGCTTAGTTCGTCCGCAGATTATTTCTGGAACACATGCGATTTCAACAGCGTTGTTTGGTGTTTTACGACCAGGAGATGAGTTGCTTTATATTACCGGCGCTCCTTACGACACTTTGCTTGAAATCGTTGGAGCAACAGGTAACGGAATCGGCTCATTAAAAGAATATCAAATTGGCTACGATCACGTGGATCTATTGGAAAGTGGAGCAGTTGATTTAGAAACTGTTGCAAAAAAAATTACGCCAAAAACGAAAATGATTGCAATTCAACGCTCACGAGGTTATGCCATGCGTTCCTCCTTTACCATTGCTCAAATCAAGGAAATGATTGAAGCTGTTAGGAAAATTGCGCCTAATGTCATTGTTTTTGTCGATAATTGCTATGGAGAATTTGTTGAAGAACAAGAACCACTTGAAGTTGGGGCAGATTTGATTGCAGGTTCACTCATCAAAAATCCTGGCGGTGGAATTGCTAAAACTGGTGGCTACATTGTTGGGAAACAACGCTTAATTGAAGCTTGTGGCTATCGTTTAACGAGTCCTGGGATTGGTCGAGAAGCAGGAGCATCCTTGTATAGTTTGCAAGAGATGTATCAAGGGTTCTTCCTTGCGCCTCATGTTGTCGGAGAAGCGGTGAAAGGTGCTATCTACACAGCAGCGCTATTGGACACATGTGGGGTAGAAAGCACTCCAAAGTGGGATGCAGAACGGACCGATTTGATTCAAATGATTTCTTTAAACGATCAAGATAAGATGGTTCAATTTGCTCAAACTATTCAAAAATTTTCTCCTGTAAATGCCCATGTATTGCCAATTGGCGCCTATATGCCTGGATATGAAGACGATGTGATTATGGCAGCAGGAACCTTTATCCAAGGAGCTAGCCTTGAATTAACAGCAGATGGTCCAATTAGAGCGCCATACACGCTTTATGTGCAAGGTGGATTAACCTATGAACATGTAAAACTCGCAGTGAGTTCAGCTGTATTAGAGTTATTTTATTAA